A stretch of the Enterobacter mori genome encodes the following:
- a CDS encoding ABC transporter permease gives MAELTTQTVAPALPRAQNRVLKKFLANKSAVIGAVVVGFFVLVALLAPWIAPFDPVKANFLAVRKAPSAMYWFGTDELGRDILSRIIWGARTSLMAGCMSVVIAVVIGVPLGLVAGYFQKMWDGVISRFIEALLACPFLIMAIALGAFLGPSLTNAMIAIGLSAMPIFARLTRGQVIAIRNEEYIDGARAIGLPDRWIIIKYVLPNVMSPILVQATLAIASAIIAEASLSFLGLGQQPPNPSWGSMLNTAKGFLEQAPWMSVFPGVAIFLAVQGFNLLGDGLRDALDPRHD, from the coding sequence ATGGCGGAACTGACGACGCAAACCGTTGCCCCCGCGCTGCCGCGCGCGCAGAACCGGGTGCTGAAGAAATTCCTCGCCAATAAAAGCGCGGTCATTGGCGCGGTCGTGGTGGGCTTCTTCGTGCTGGTGGCGCTGCTGGCACCGTGGATCGCCCCGTTCGACCCGGTGAAAGCCAACTTCCTGGCTGTGCGCAAAGCGCCATCGGCGATGTACTGGTTCGGCACCGACGAGCTGGGGCGCGACATTTTATCGCGCATTATCTGGGGAGCGCGTACCTCGCTGATGGCGGGTTGTATGTCGGTGGTCATCGCTGTGGTTATCGGCGTGCCGCTGGGGCTGGTGGCGGGTTACTTCCAGAAGATGTGGGACGGCGTCATCTCACGCTTTATTGAAGCGCTGCTGGCCTGTCCGTTCCTGATCATGGCGATCGCGCTCGGGGCGTTTTTAGGCCCGAGCCTGACCAACGCGATGATCGCCATTGGCCTCTCCGCGATGCCGATCTTCGCGCGCCTGACGCGCGGCCAGGTGATCGCCATTCGTAACGAAGAGTACATCGACGGCGCGCGGGCGATTGGCCTGCCCGATCGATGGATCATCATCAAATACGTCTTGCCAAACGTGATGTCGCCGATCCTGGTGCAGGCCACGCTGGCGATTGCCTCGGCGATTATCGCCGAAGCCAGCCTGTCGTTTTTGGGGCTGGGACAGCAGCCGCCCAATCCCTCCTGGGGCTCCATGCTCAATACCGCGAAAGGGTTTCTTGAGCAGGCCCCGTGGATGTCCGTGTTCCCCGGTGTGGCGATTTTCCTTGCCGTGCAGGGCTTTAATTTACTCGGCGACGGGCTGCGCGATGCGCTCGATCCGCGCCACGACTAA
- a CDS encoding gamma-glutamyltransferase family protein — translation MTKALDFTSGYASRRPPMLGHNAVATSQPLAAQAGMKMLQLGGNAVDAAIATAMALTVVEPTGNGIGSDAFAIVWDGGKLHGLNASGRSPASWHADLFAGKTAVPEIGWDAVTVPGAVSGWVALAERFGTLPLTTLAQPAIDYARNGFPVSPLIGHLWQRGYNKLKDQPGFSACFAPEGRAPRVGEIFRNPAQASSLELIAKTNGEAFYRGELAQKIAAFAKAHGAHLTAEDLANHRVDWVELLSRDFAGGSVQELPPNGQGIATLIALGILEQCGIEKHHPDSVQSLHLSIEAMKLALADLDRYVADEEHMAFAAKELLSDHYLKSRAALINHDSASDFVYGSPTQSGTVYVSTADASGMMVSFIQSNYMGFGSGIVVPDTGISLQNRGCGFVLDPKHPNALAGSKRPFHTIIPGFAMDGNGQPLMSFGVMGGPMQAQGHMQMALRIMLHGQNPQAAIDAPRWRVVQGREVIVESTFDRNTIAALRERGHQIVVEDPLQDYNFGGAQVIYRMPEGHYVAATESRKDGQALVS, via the coding sequence ATGACCAAAGCGCTTGATTTTACGTCCGGTTACGCTTCACGCCGCCCGCCGATGCTGGGCCACAACGCTGTTGCCACCTCACAGCCGCTGGCGGCACAGGCGGGGATGAAGATGCTGCAGCTGGGCGGGAATGCCGTTGATGCGGCCATTGCCACCGCGATGGCGCTGACGGTGGTTGAACCCACCGGCAACGGGATCGGCAGCGACGCCTTTGCCATCGTCTGGGACGGTGGAAAGCTTCATGGCCTGAATGCGTCCGGTCGTTCACCTGCGAGCTGGCATGCAGATCTGTTTGCCGGTAAAACGGCGGTGCCGGAAATTGGCTGGGACGCGGTGACCGTGCCGGGCGCGGTATCCGGCTGGGTCGCCCTGGCGGAACGCTTCGGCACGCTGCCGCTGACCACCCTGGCGCAGCCAGCCATTGACTATGCGCGCAACGGTTTCCCGGTCTCCCCGCTGATTGGCCATCTCTGGCAGCGTGGCTATAACAAGCTGAAAGATCAGCCTGGCTTTAGCGCCTGCTTTGCGCCGGAAGGCCGCGCCCCGCGCGTGGGGGAGATTTTCCGCAACCCGGCGCAGGCGAGCTCGCTGGAGCTGATTGCTAAAACCAATGGTGAAGCCTTTTACCGCGGCGAGCTGGCGCAGAAAATTGCCGCCTTCGCCAAAGCGCACGGTGCGCACCTGACGGCTGAGGATCTGGCAAACCACCGCGTGGACTGGGTCGAGCTGCTGTCGCGCGACTTTGCGGGTGGTTCGGTGCAGGAGCTGCCGCCTAACGGTCAGGGGATCGCCACGCTGATTGCGCTTGGTATTCTGGAGCAGTGTGGTATTGAGAAACATCACCCGGATTCCGTGCAGTCCCTGCATTTGTCCATTGAAGCGATGAAGCTGGCGCTGGCGGATCTCGACCGCTACGTGGCGGACGAAGAACACATGGCGTTCGCGGCGAAAGAGCTGCTGAGCGACCATTACCTGAAGTCGCGCGCGGCACTGATCAACCACGACAGCGCGTCTGATTTTGTTTACGGATCGCCTACGCAGAGCGGTACGGTCTACGTCAGCACCGCGGATGCCAGCGGGATGATGGTCTCGTTTATTCAGTCCAACTATATGGGTTTCGGTTCAGGCATCGTGGTGCCGGACACAGGCATCAGCCTGCAAAACCGGGGCTGCGGCTTTGTGCTGGATCCCAAACACCCGAACGCGCTGGCGGGCAGCAAGCGCCCATTCCACACCATCATCCCGGGCTTTGCGATGGATGGCAACGGCCAGCCGCTGATGTCCTTCGGCGTGATGGGCGGCCCGATGCAGGCGCAGGGGCACATGCAGATGGCGCTGCGCATTATGCTGCACGGGCAAAATCCGCAGGCGGCAATTGACGCGCCGCGCTGGCGCGTGGTGCAGGGCAGGGAGGTGATCGTTGAATCGACGTTCGATCGCAATACGATTGCCGCCCTGCGCGAGCGCGGGCATCAGATCGTGGTGGAAGATCCGCTTCAGGACTACAACTTCGGCGGTGCGCAGGTGATCTATCGTATGCCGGAAGGACACTACGTTGCCGCGACGGAAAGCCGCAAAGACGGGCAGGCGTTGGTGAGTTAA
- a CDS encoding amidohydrolase, protein MPGLKISILQQPLVWMDGPANLRHFDRQLEEITGRDVIVLPEMFTTGFAMEAAKQSMPQDEVVAWMHAKAQETNALIAGSAALQTERGPVNRFLLVEPEGKVHFYDKRHLFRMADEHHHYEAGNARVVFEWRGWRILPLVCYDLRFPVWSRNRNDYDLALYVANWPAPRSLHWQSLLVARAIENQAYVVGCNRVGTDGNGHHYRGDSRVVNPQGEIIATAEPHQATRIDAELSLTALKEYREKFPAWQDADPFSIE, encoded by the coding sequence GTGCCTGGTTTGAAGATTTCGATTTTGCAGCAACCTTTAGTGTGGATGGATGGCCCCGCCAACCTGCGCCACTTTGATCGTCAACTGGAAGAGATTACCGGGCGTGATGTCATTGTCCTGCCGGAGATGTTCACTACCGGCTTCGCCATGGAAGCGGCGAAACAGTCAATGCCGCAGGACGAGGTAGTGGCGTGGATGCATGCCAAAGCGCAGGAGACCAACGCGCTGATTGCCGGGAGCGCCGCGCTACAAACCGAACGCGGACCGGTGAACCGCTTCCTGCTGGTTGAGCCAGAAGGGAAAGTGCATTTTTATGACAAACGCCACCTGTTCCGCATGGCGGATGAGCACCATCACTATGAAGCGGGTAACGCGCGCGTGGTGTTCGAGTGGCGCGGCTGGCGTATTCTGCCGCTGGTGTGCTACGACCTGCGCTTCCCGGTGTGGTCGCGTAACCGCAACGATTATGACCTGGCGCTGTATGTTGCCAACTGGCCTGCACCGCGCTCCCTGCACTGGCAATCGCTGCTGGTGGCGCGTGCGATTGAGAACCAGGCGTACGTGGTGGGTTGCAACCGCGTGGGGACGGACGGCAACGGGCATCACTATCGCGGCGACAGCCGGGTGGTGAATCCGCAGGGCGAGATCATTGCCACCGCCGAGCCGCATCAGGCGACACGTATTGATGCGGAGCTGTCGTTGACGGCGCTGAAGGAGTATCGGGAGAAGTTTCCGGCGTGGCAGGATGCGGATCCGTTTAGTATTGAGTAA
- the fadE gene encoding acyl-CoA dehydrogenase FadE has product MMILSILATVVLLGVLFYHRVSLFLSSLILLAWTAALGVAGLWNIWLLVPLAIILLPFNLAPMRKSMISAPVFKGFRKVMPPMSRTEKEAIDAGTTWWEGDLFQGNPDWKKLHNYPQPRLTAEEQAFIDGPVEEACRMANDFAITHEMADLPPELWAYLKEHRFFAMIIKKEYGGLEFSAYAQARVLQKLAGVSGILAITVGVPNSLGPGELLQHYGTEEQKDHYLPRLARGQEIPCFALTSPEAGSDAGAIPDTGVVCMGEWQGEQVLGMRLTWNKRYITLAPIATVLGLAFKLSDPEKLLGGEEDLGITCALIPTSTPGVEIGRRHFPLNVPFQNGPTRGQDIFVPIDYIIGGPKMAGQGWRMLVECLSVGRGITLPSNSTGGLKSVAMGIGAYAHIRRQFKISIGKMEGIEEPLARIAGNAYVMDAAASLITYGIMLGEKPAVLSAIVKYHCTHRAQQSIIDAMDIAGGKGIMLGEGNFLARGYQGAPIAITVEGANILTRSMMIFGQGAIRCHPYVLEEMAAAQNNDVDAFDKLLFKHIGHVGSNKVRSFWLGLTRGLTSATPTGDATKRYYQHLNRLSANLALLSDVSMAVLGGSLKRRERISARLGDVLSQIFLASAVLKRYDDEGRQEADLPLVHWGVQDAMYQAEQAIDDLLANFPNRFVAGALRAVIFPTGRHHLAPSDKLDHKVAKILQVPSATRSRIGRGQYLEPTPHNPVGLLEEALLDVMAADPIHQKICKQLGKNLPFTRLDELAKQALAGGIINKDEAALLVKAEESRLRSINVDDFEPDELATQPVKLPEKHRKPEAA; this is encoded by the coding sequence ATGATGATTTTGAGCATTCTCGCAACCGTTGTTCTGCTCGGTGTGTTGTTCTATCACCGCGTAAGTTTATTCCTGAGCAGCCTGATTCTTCTGGCCTGGACGGCTGCGCTTGGCGTCGCAGGCCTCTGGAATATCTGGCTTTTAGTCCCTCTTGCCATCATTCTTCTGCCGTTTAACCTGGCCCCGATGCGTAAATCAATGATCTCTGCGCCGGTGTTTAAAGGCTTCCGCAAAGTGATGCCGCCAATGTCGCGCACTGAGAAAGAAGCGATTGATGCGGGCACCACCTGGTGGGAAGGCGATCTGTTCCAGGGCAACCCGGACTGGAAAAAGCTGCACAACTATCCGCAGCCGCGTCTGACCGCTGAAGAACAGGCCTTTATTGACGGCCCGGTAGAAGAAGCGTGCCGCATGGCGAACGACTTTGCTATCACCCATGAAATGGCCGATCTGCCGCCAGAGCTGTGGGCGTATCTGAAAGAACATCGCTTCTTCGCGATGATCATCAAGAAAGAGTACGGCGGTCTGGAGTTCTCTGCTTACGCTCAGGCTCGCGTCCTGCAAAAGCTGGCGGGCGTTTCCGGGATCCTGGCGATTACCGTTGGCGTGCCTAACTCCTTAGGGCCGGGCGAACTGCTGCAGCATTACGGTACGGAAGAGCAAAAAGATCACTACCTGCCGCGTCTGGCTCGCGGTCAGGAAATCCCGTGCTTCGCGCTGACCAGCCCGGAAGCGGGTTCCGATGCAGGCGCGATCCCGGATACCGGCGTGGTCTGCATGGGCGAGTGGCAGGGCGAGCAGGTACTGGGCATGCGCCTGACCTGGAACAAGCGTTATATCACGCTGGCGCCTATCGCCACCGTGCTGGGTCTGGCCTTTAAGCTCTCTGACCCGGAAAAACTGCTGGGCGGCGAAGAAGATCTGGGCATTACCTGTGCGCTGATCCCAACCTCTACTCCGGGTGTCGAGATTGGTCGTCGTCATTTTCCGCTGAACGTGCCGTTCCAGAACGGTCCGACCCGCGGTCAGGATATCTTTGTGCCGATTGACTACATCATCGGCGGTCCGAAAATGGCCGGCCAGGGCTGGCGTATGCTGGTGGAATGTCTGTCGGTGGGCCGCGGTATTACCCTGCCGTCGAACTCAACCGGCGGTCTGAAGTCGGTAGCGATGGGGATTGGCGCTTACGCCCATATCCGCCGTCAGTTCAAAATCTCCATTGGCAAGATGGAAGGTATCGAAGAGCCGCTGGCGCGTATCGCGGGCAACGCCTACGTGATGGATGCCGCTGCATCGTTAATTACCTACGGCATTATGCTCGGCGAAAAACCGGCCGTACTGTCCGCAATTGTGAAGTATCACTGTACCCACCGCGCCCAGCAGTCAATCATTGACGCGATGGATATTGCAGGCGGTAAAGGCATTATGCTCGGCGAAGGCAACTTCCTGGCGCGCGGCTATCAGGGCGCACCGATCGCCATCACCGTGGAAGGGGCAAACATCCTGACCCGCAGCATGATGATCTTCGGTCAGGGCGCAATTCGCTGCCATCCGTACGTGCTGGAAGAGATGGCTGCCGCGCAGAATAACGACGTGGATGCCTTCGATAAGCTGCTGTTCAAACATATTGGTCACGTGGGGAGCAACAAGGTCCGCAGCTTCTGGCTGGGCCTGACGCGCGGTCTTACCAGCGCGACGCCGACCGGCGATGCGACCAAACGTTATTACCAGCATCTGAACCGACTGAGCGCCAACCTGGCTCTGCTGTCTGACGTCTCCATGGCGGTGCTGGGCGGTAGCCTGAAGCGTCGCGAACGTATCTCTGCCCGTCTGGGGGATGTGCTGAGCCAGATCTTCCTGGCCTCGGCGGTCCTGAAGCGCTACGACGACGAAGGCCGTCAGGAAGCGGATCTGCCGCTGGTACACTGGGGCGTACAGGATGCGATGTATCAGGCTGAACAGGCGATTGACGACCTGCTGGCGAACTTCCCGAACCGCTTCGTGGCAGGTGCCCTGCGCGCGGTGATCTTCCCGACCGGTCGTCACCATCTGGCACCGTCCGACAAGCTGGACCACAAGGTGGCGAAGATCCTGCAGGTACCGAGCGCAACCCGCTCCCGTATCGGTCGTGGTCAGTATCTTGAGCCGACGCCGCATAACCCGGTGGGTCTGCTGGAAGAGGCGCTGCTGGACGTGATGGCCGCCGACCCGATTCACCAGAAGATCTGTAAACAGCTGGGCAAAAACCTGCCGTTTACCCGTCTGGACGAACTGGCAAAACAGGCGCTCGCAGGTGGGATTATCAATAAAGATGAAGCCGCGCTGCTGGTGAAAGCCGAAGAGAGCCGTCTGCGCAGCATTAACGTGGATGATTTCGAACCGGACGAGCTGGCGACGCAGCCGGTAAAGCTCCCGGAGAAGCACCGCAAACCTGAAGCGGCGTAA
- the lpcA gene encoding D-sedoheptulose 7-phosphate isomerase, with product MYQDLIRNELNEAAETLANFLKDDANIHAIQRAAVLLADSFKAGGKVLSCGNGGSHCDAMHFAEELTGRYRENRPGYPAIAISDVSHISCVGNDFGYDHIFSRYVEAVGREGDVLLGISTSGNSANVIKAIAAAREKGMKVITLTGKDGGKMDGTADIEIRVPHFGYADRVQEIHIKVIHILIQLIEKEMVK from the coding sequence ATGTACCAGGATCTTATTCGTAACGAACTGAACGAAGCGGCGGAAACGCTGGCGAACTTTCTGAAAGATGATGCCAATATTCACGCTATTCAGCGCGCAGCGGTCCTGCTGGCCGACAGTTTCAAAGCCGGTGGCAAAGTGCTTTCCTGCGGTAACGGTGGCTCCCACTGTGACGCCATGCACTTCGCCGAAGAGCTGACCGGACGCTATCGCGAAAACCGTCCGGGCTACCCGGCGATTGCGATTTCCGACGTGAGCCACATCTCCTGCGTAGGCAACGACTTCGGTTACGACCACATCTTTTCCCGCTACGTTGAAGCTGTAGGCCGTGAAGGCGACGTGCTGCTGGGTATCTCCACGTCCGGGAACTCCGCTAACGTGATCAAGGCGATCGCCGCCGCGCGTGAAAAAGGGATGAAAGTCATCACCCTGACCGGTAAAGATGGCGGTAAGATGGACGGTACGGCGGACATCGAAATTCGCGTTCCGCACTTCGGCTATGCAGATCGCGTTCAGGAAATTCACATCAAAGTGATCCACATCCTGATCCAGCTGATCGAAAAAGAGATGGTTAAGTAA
- a CDS encoding class II glutamine amidotransferase — MCELLGMSANVPTDICFSFTGLVQRGGGTGPHKDGWGITFYEGKGCRTFKDPQPSFNSPIAKLVQDYPIKSRSVIAHIRQANRGEVALENTHPFTRELWGRNWTYAHNGQLMGYKSLETGNFRPVGETDSEKAFCWLLHKLTQRYPRTPGNMAAVFKYIATLASELREKGVFNMLLSDGRYVMAFCSTNLFWITRRAPFGVATLLDQDVEIDFQKETTPNDVVTVIATQPLTGNETWQKIMPGEWVLFCLGDRVI; from the coding sequence ATGTGCGAACTGCTCGGGATGAGCGCTAATGTGCCAACCGATATCTGCTTTAGTTTCACCGGGCTGGTTCAGCGCGGTGGAGGAACCGGGCCGCATAAAGACGGCTGGGGCATCACCTTCTACGAAGGCAAAGGGTGTCGCACGTTCAAAGATCCACAGCCCAGCTTTAACTCACCGATTGCCAAACTGGTGCAGGACTACCCCATCAAGTCCCGCTCGGTGATCGCCCACATCCGTCAGGCAAACCGCGGCGAAGTGGCGCTGGAAAATACCCATCCGTTTACCCGTGAACTGTGGGGCCGTAACTGGACCTACGCGCACAACGGGCAGCTTATGGGCTATAAGTCGCTGGAGACGGGCAACTTCCGCCCGGTCGGCGAAACGGACAGCGAAAAAGCCTTCTGCTGGCTGCTGCACAAGCTGACGCAGCGCTATCCCCGCACGCCTGGCAACATGGCTGCCGTGTTCAAATATATCGCGACGCTGGCGTCTGAACTGCGTGAAAAAGGCGTGTTCAACATGCTGCTCTCTGATGGGCGCTATGTGATGGCGTTCTGCTCAACGAATCTGTTCTGGATCACCCGCCGTGCGCCGTTTGGCGTTGCGACGCTGCTCGATCAGGATGTGGAGATAGACTTTCAGAAGGAGACCACACCGAACGATGTGGTCACAGTCATTGCTACGCAGCCGCTGACGGGCAACGAAACCTGGCAAAAGATTATGCCAGGTGAGTGGGTACTATTTTGTCTCGGGGACCGTGTAATTTGA
- the dpaA gene encoding peptidoglycan meso-diaminopimelic acid protein amidase has translation MRKIALFIAMLLMPCMSFAGLLSSNSSTTPVSKEYKQQLMGSPVYIQIFKEERTLDLFVKMGETYQLLDSYKICNYSGGLGPKQRQGDFKSPEGFYNVQRSQLKPDSRFYKAINIGFPNAYDRAHGYEGKYLMIHGACVSVGCYAMTDSGIDEIFQFVTGALVFGQPNVQVSIYPFRMTDANMARHKYSYYADFWKQLKPGYDYFEQTRKPPVVSIVDGRYVVSKPLSHEVVHPQLASNYTVPETK, from the coding sequence ATGCGTAAAATCGCATTGTTCATTGCGATGCTTCTGATGCCGTGCATGTCGTTTGCCGGACTGCTCAGCAGTAATAGCTCAACGACACCGGTTAGCAAAGAATATAAACAACAGCTGATGGGATCCCCGGTTTATATTCAAATCTTCAAGGAAGAACGCACTCTCGATCTGTTTGTGAAAATGGGCGAGACATATCAGCTGCTTGATAGTTACAAAATTTGTAACTACTCCGGCGGTCTGGGGCCAAAACAGCGTCAGGGCGATTTCAAAAGTCCGGAAGGGTTTTACAACGTTCAGCGTAGTCAGCTAAAACCTGACAGCCGCTTCTATAAAGCCATTAACATCGGCTTCCCGAATGCCTATGACCGTGCACACGGTTATGAAGGTAAATACCTGATGATCCACGGTGCCTGCGTGTCCGTCGGCTGTTATGCGATGACCGACTCCGGCATTGATGAGATTTTCCAGTTCGTGACGGGCGCGCTGGTCTTTGGGCAGCCTAACGTTCAGGTCAGTATCTATCCGTTCCGCATGACGGACGCCAACATGGCGCGTCACAAGTACTCCTACTACGCGGATTTCTGGAAACAGCTGAAGCCAGGTTACGACTACTTTGAGCAGACCCGCAAGCCACCGGTGGTCTCTATCGTCGATGGCCGTTACGTGGTCAGCAAGCCGCTGAGCCACGAAGTTGTCCATCCACAGCTGGCGTCAAATTACACGGTCCCCGAGACAAAATAG
- a CDS encoding Na(+)-translocating NADH-quinone reductase subunit A, translating to MFRIRKGLDLPISGVPEQHVAQGASIRHVAILGDDYVGMRPAMLVKEGDRVIKGQALFEDKKNPGVLFTAPASGTVVAIHRGERRVLQSVVIRLEGDEQSEFARFDVADLATLSREVVQAQLLASGLWTSLRTRPFSKSPVPGTVPAAIFVTAIDTNPLSADPQPIILAQRKAFDAGLTLLTRLTPGKVHVCQASGGKLGGHPQGQVTFNEFAGPHPAGLVGTHIHFLEPVSLAKQVWHLNYQDVIAMGTLFTTGELCTERTIAIGGPQATNPRLVKTLPGADINELLADETKAGENRLISGSVLSGRHAVGAQAYLGRFHLQVSIVQEGREKELFGWVLPGAEKYSVTRTTLGHFLRHKLFNFSTSTHGGERAMVPIGNYERVMPLDILPTVLLRDLLAGDTDGAQALGCLELDEEDLALCTYVCPGKYEYGPVLREVLTRIEQEG from the coding sequence ATGTTTAGAATAAGAAAAGGACTTGATCTGCCTATCTCCGGCGTGCCTGAACAGCACGTCGCGCAAGGGGCCAGCATTCGTCATGTCGCTATTTTGGGCGACGATTATGTGGGGATGCGCCCGGCGATGCTGGTGAAAGAGGGCGATCGCGTCATAAAAGGCCAGGCGCTCTTCGAGGATAAAAAAAATCCGGGCGTCCTGTTTACGGCCCCGGCCAGCGGCACCGTTGTGGCGATTCATCGCGGTGAACGCCGCGTGCTGCAATCCGTTGTGATTCGCCTTGAAGGCGATGAGCAGAGCGAATTTGCGCGTTTTGATGTAGCCGACCTCGCGACACTCAGCCGAGAAGTCGTGCAGGCGCAGCTGCTGGCGTCGGGGTTGTGGACGTCACTTCGCACCCGCCCCTTTAGCAAGTCACCGGTTCCGGGAACCGTACCGGCGGCTATTTTCGTTACCGCCATCGACACCAATCCGCTCAGTGCGGATCCGCAGCCTATTATCCTGGCGCAGCGTAAGGCGTTTGATGCCGGGTTGACCCTTTTAACGCGGCTGACGCCCGGGAAGGTTCATGTTTGCCAGGCGAGCGGCGGCAAGCTTGGCGGCCACCCGCAGGGGCAGGTCACGTTTAATGAATTTGCTGGCCCGCATCCTGCGGGGCTGGTTGGCACACATATCCACTTCCTTGAACCGGTGAGTCTGGCAAAACAGGTCTGGCATTTGAATTATCAGGACGTGATTGCCATGGGGACGCTCTTTACCACGGGTGAGCTGTGTACAGAACGCACGATCGCGATTGGTGGACCGCAGGCGACAAACCCACGTCTGGTGAAGACGCTACCAGGTGCAGATATCAATGAGCTGCTGGCCGATGAAACAAAAGCGGGTGAAAACCGCCTGATTTCCGGTTCGGTACTCAGTGGCCGTCATGCCGTTGGCGCGCAGGCTTATCTGGGACGCTTCCATCTGCAGGTGAGCATCGTTCAGGAAGGGCGCGAGAAAGAGCTGTTCGGCTGGGTTCTTCCTGGTGCAGAAAAGTACTCCGTAACCCGCACTACGCTGGGTCACTTCCTGCGCCATAAGCTGTTCAACTTCTCCACCAGCACCCACGGCGGTGAGCGTGCGATGGTACCCATTGGTAACTACGAGCGCGTAATGCCGCTGGATATTCTGCCTACCGTTCTGCTGCGCGATCTCCTTGCCGGCGATACCGACGGTGCGCAGGCGCTGGGCTGCCTGGAGCTGGACGAAGAAGATCTGGCGCTCTGTACCTATGTATGTCCAGGCAAATACGAATACGGACCCGTATTGCGCGAGGTGTTAACCCGCATTGAGCAGGAAGGATAA
- a CDS encoding NADH:ubiquinone reductase (Na(+)-transporting) subunit B: protein MGLKHLFEKIEPHFTEGKLKKYYPLYEATTTIFYTPGLVTKGAAHVRDAIDLKRMMILVWFAVFPAMFWGMYNVGLQTIPALHHMYDAQQLAQVIQSDWHYRLAQSLGVSFAADAGWLSMMTLGAVFFLPIYITVFIVGGFWEVLFAIIRKHEINEGFFVTSILFALIVPPTLPLWQAALGISFGVVIAKEIFGGTGRNFLNPALAGRAFLFFAYPAQISGDLVWTAADGFSGATPLSQWAAGGGETLVNNATGQPVTWFDAFIGNIPGSIGEVSTLMILLGGAIILFGRVASWRIVAGVMLGMVLTATLFNLIGSTTNPMFSMPWYWHLVLGGFAFGMMFMATDPVSASFTDKGKWSYGVLIGVMCVLIRVVNPAYPEGMMLAILFANLFAPLFDYLVVRANIKRRKARG from the coding sequence ATGGGCTTAAAACACCTCTTTGAAAAAATTGAGCCGCACTTTACCGAAGGGAAGCTCAAAAAGTACTACCCGCTGTATGAAGCGACAACAACCATTTTCTATACGCCGGGGTTGGTGACGAAAGGCGCGGCGCACGTGCGCGACGCCATCGATCTCAAACGAATGATGATCCTGGTGTGGTTTGCCGTATTCCCGGCCATGTTCTGGGGCATGTACAACGTCGGCTTGCAGACTATTCCGGCACTGCACCACATGTATGATGCGCAACAGCTGGCGCAGGTGATCCAGTCCGACTGGCACTACCGTCTGGCGCAGTCGCTGGGGGTAAGCTTTGCGGCCGACGCGGGCTGGCTGAGTATGATGACGCTGGGCGCGGTCTTCTTCCTGCCGATCTATATCACGGTCTTTATCGTGGGCGGCTTCTGGGAAGTGCTGTTTGCCATTATTCGCAAACATGAGATCAACGAAGGCTTCTTTGTAACCTCCATTCTGTTTGCCCTGATTGTTCCGCCAACGCTGCCGCTCTGGCAGGCGGCGCTGGGGATCAGCTTTGGCGTGGTGATTGCCAAAGAGATCTTCGGCGGGACCGGACGGAACTTCCTCAACCCGGCGCTGGCGGGGCGTGCGTTCCTGTTCTTTGCTTACCCGGCGCAGATCTCCGGCGACCTGGTGTGGACGGCAGCCGACGGTTTTTCCGGCGCGACGCCACTTTCACAGTGGGCGGCAGGCGGCGGCGAAACGCTGGTTAACAATGCTACTGGCCAGCCGGTCACCTGGTTCGATGCCTTTATAGGCAACATTCCGGGTTCCATCGGGGAAGTCTCTACCCTGATGATTTTGCTTGGTGGCGCGATCATTCTGTTTGGTCGCGTAGCCTCCTGGCGTATCGTCGCAGGCGTCATGCTCGGCATGGTGCTTACCGCAACACTGTTCAATCTCATTGGTTCTACTACCAACCCGATGTTCTCCATGCCCTGGTACTGGCATCTGGTATTGGGCGGTTTTGCTTTCGGCATGATGTTCATGGCAACAGACCCCGTCTCAGCCTCATTCACCGACAAAGGTAAATGGAGCTACGGCGTGCTCATTGGTGTGATGTGTGTATTGATTCGCGTGGTCAACCCGGCTTATCCGGAAGGGATGATGTTGGCCATTCTGTTTGCCAACCTGTTTGCACCGCTGTTCGACTATCTGGTCGTGCGTGCCAACATTAAGCGGAGGAAGGCGCGTGGCTGA